ACAAGAGCGCCGTCACAGCACTGAATAGAATAGTTCGTTATTTGACACATTTACtatatcatttgataaactgttccATTGTCTAATTGTTTTGGAGAAAAAAGAGTAGTAAAAAGTGTTTTTTCTGCAGTTATAGGCTAAGATCTTTTTGTTGTTATCACAGCGAGTCCATATATAATCTGGTTCCAGGAGATAGTTATAGCGATTAATACCTGTCTGATTATTATATATTCGGTGCAATAGTTTAAGCCTTAACTTCTGCCTACGCATATGTAGTAGATCCCATCCTAAAGTGGCCTCCATTACGGATACGCTAGAGTACGGGCTGTAATTATTGCAAACAAACCTTGCTGCCTGGTTCTGTAGTTTTTCCAGTCTATTAAGGAGGTAATCTTGATAGGGATCCCATATTACACAAGCATAATCAAGTATTGTTCTAACATGTAAGAAGTATAAAGTTTCTTTAACTTCGCGTGTTGCCTGTTTAAAATTTCTGCGAATAAAATGTAACATCCTGCTAGCTTTTGCTATGACAGTGTCAATCTGTTTATGCCAAGTGAGTGATTCGGTAAAATAGactcctaaatacttatattccgACTGTATGTCGATAAGCGTGCCATTGATGTTATATCGGTGCTGAAATTTGAATAATTTTCTGGAAAAACTTACGCTACTGCACTTTTTTATATTTAAATTCATGTTCCATTTTTTACACCAGATCGCTACCTTATCTAAATCTGTTTTCAATGTATCTATGTCATCTTCAGTGGTAATTTCTCTGTAaatcacacagtcatcagcaaatagttttGTGGGTGATGTAATTAGTtcgacaatgtcatttatgtagattaaaaatagcaAGGGCCCCAGTACGcttccctgaggaacgcccgaaGAAACAGTTATTGGTGAAGATGCAACGTTGTTTAGGACAACAGACTGGGTTCTTCCGTTTAGGCAGTTTCGTATCCAATTTTGAACATTTTCGTTTATATTTAATCCAGCGAGCTTTACATCTAGGAGCTTATGGGGCACAATATCGAAAGCTTTTTGAAAATCAATAAAAACCGCGTCTACCTGACTATTGTTATCAATGGTTTTAGATAAGAAGTGCTGGAATTCTATTAGTTGTGTGTTGCAGGAATAACCTtttcggaatccgtgctgggaAGGTGTAAAAAAAGCGTTTGAGTCAAGGAATGCAGATATGTTACTATATAAAATGTGTTCGAATATTTTGCAACATAGTGACGTTAGtgaaataggcctatagttttCTCTGAGTTTTCTATCGCCCGATTTAAAAACGGGTGTCACGCTTGCCgttttccaatcttggggaatGAGGCCTGTTTCAGGGGAAAGCCTATAAATGATCGTTAAATACGGAGAAATGATGCCATGACACTCTTTAAGGACTACTGGGGATATTCCATCAGGTCCAATTGCTTTTGTGTCATCTAAATGCCGTAATAAAGAGTCGACGCCACTAACATCAAATTCAATGTCTGGCATCATATCGGCTTGATTGGCGTTGTTCAAAAGAGAAGTCTCCCCAGCAGGTAATAGCGAAAACACAGATTGGAAGTACTTGTTGAAGCATTCCGCCCTCTGATAGTCCGACGTCACGGTTTTGCCGTCAACAGTTGAAGATGGTATCGATATGTCTTCTATTCGATTTTGTTTTACATATTTCCAAAAAGATTTTGGGTTTTCTCTCAAGTCCTTGTTTAATTTAACAAAGAAGGTATCTTTGGCAGCTTTTATTGTTGTTTTCAATAGCTTATTTATCTCTTGCAAGCGTTTCTGATTTGCCAGACTGGTGTCGGCAGAAAATGTTTTATACGTTTGTCTTGCTTTCCTTATAAGTTTACGTATTTCTACGTTAAACCaaggttttttgtttttttttcgttaccgCAGGTACCTGCATGGAACATGACTTTCGACTAGTTCAAGTATTTTGTCCCGAAATGCTGACCACAAAGTTAGCGGACAGCGTGCGTTTGACATATATTGGAAAGTAGGAAAGAAATTTTCAAGTTCGGTCCTGATAGCGGCATAGTCTCCTCTGTCGtagctgtacacttttctttgCGGAATTTGCGCCATCCGTACTCGCTGTATGTTAAGCTCTATGACAACTGCCCTGTGGTCACTAATACCTGGACAAATAGTAACTTTTGATATTATGTTCGGCTCATTGCAAAGCACTAAGTCTAGAATTGCATTTTCTCGCGTAGGTTCCAGTACGTACTGCTGCAATCCATTTAATCCGAGCAGTTCTTCGAACTCTGTGTAAATACGGGACCTATTGCCAGCCACACATCCGGCATTCCAGTTGAAGTCTGGCAAATTGAAATCCCCCCCTAGAAATACGCTATTAGGCAGGAGAGATAGCATCTCAGACAGCAATCCGAATGAGTCGCTGCTGCCGGGTGGGCGGTAGAATGTCCCGTAGACTACATTGTTTCCGTTAGGCAATTTCACAAGGCACCAGACAGACTCAGAAtcgttttcaaataaaatttgTGTACTTGACAATGCATTTGATATCAAAAGGAATACTCCCCCGCCATGTCCATGCCTATCTTTCCGATAGACAGTAAAACTAGGCGGAAAGATTTCTACATCAGGTATATCCTTGTCTAACCATGATTCGGTGCCCATCACAATCTGAGGTTTAACAGTGGCTACTAAAGACATGAAGTTATCGACTTTGTTCTTTATGCTGCGACAATTTACAAGCAGAACAGAGAGCCGTTCAGGCTGCGAGCAACGTGCTGAGTTAGCTTTCGGAGGAACGGAATTCGGAATGCGTCATTTGCCTCTGTCCAGTCGCGCATGCGCCTGAAGTGGAACTGGCATCCGCATATCGCTATCCCAAAGAAACGTTTGCCCATTGATGATCATAACTCAAGCGAGCACgattttctttgttctctcttttttctttcgcatAATTCCAAAGCTGACGTCTTTTTTCTTGTGCGGCTCGGCTGAAATCTTCAGAGATGCTGCGCGAAGTGCCTTTTAGTCTGTAAGCGTTTTGAAAGACATTTTCTCTAGCCTTCCACCTTGAAAAGCATGCTACTATGGGTCGGTTTTTGCCTTCTCTGAAAACGCCTACGCGATGAGCCCGTTCAACCGAAATATCATCAAGTTTCATCAAATCTTTGCATATTCCACTTATTAGTTTTTCAGACGTCTCTCACGTCTCGTTATGCTCCCTGTCAGGCAACCCGAAAAAGACCAGATTCTGTCTACGGCTTCTATTTTCCAAGTCGTCTATAGTTTAGCCATAAATTTATCTTCCATTTTTTCCACCCGAGCAATACGACTTTCTACATTGTTTGTCTTCTCTATTAAGCCCGTAATTTTGGATTCTAATTCACATTGTCTTGTTGTAATTTCCGTTAACTTCGCAAGCACAGTTTCCTGGCCTGTTTTCATCTCTAAGAGAATCCTTTCAATGTTTGTCATTTGGTTACGTTCAACTGCATTCATGGGCCCTGGATTTAGTTCTACATCCCCCGATAGGAGCAATAAGATTTGGGAAAGCGTCAGGCAGCCGTCGTAGAGAGAGAATAGTAGAGCATCAACGAAGCACAGGCTGGCATGTTCAAGACACTCAATCATTTGTCGCTTGCGAATGGGGCACGACACTCTTTAAAGCATAACGTTGCTAGAGCGATAACACTTAGTTCCATTTAGGTAACTGACCTGGTACATGAAGAAGCGTGAGTTTGTGCCGAAAAGAGCGTCGTGCCCCAGTCGATCTAGGCTTGGCTGGTCCTTTATATGGCCAGCGCGCAGCGGAACCGGAAAGGTTCCCCGATGCGCAGATTCCACTTTGATGCGTCGGAGATCGTACACGATTTCCAGCAAATAATCTTGCGGACCGTGTAAGACATGATAAGATGATTGCAGATCCGTTGTAGCAGCATCTGGCCAAGGTTTGATGAAGCTATGTTCCACCGCGAAGTCGGCGTTCGCCACGACAGCGAAGAATCCGAGCAGCACCTGGTACATGAAGAAGCGTGAGTTTGTGCCGAAAAGAGCGTCGTGCCCCCAAACGTAGAGAGGAAAGTAACGATAAAGTAATCAATTAAATTTAGCAATTGCTCAATTACATTCGTAGGGCAGTAATTGGTAACTGTAATTAATTATAATTCTGAAAGATGTAATTGTGATTGTAATTAGTTCATTTTACTCTGTAACATGTATAAGTGTAACTCAAGCTTTCCTCCTTCCCACAATGTGCAAATTGCTCCAAacatgtatatataaaaaaagacaaAGTTCTGTACACAAAGGCTGAGTGTGTGTGCACAAAACGTAATGTAATGCTAATCGCTGATGCTTGGGACATTTCATTTGACGATGTTTACTGAAAATTGGTATAATAATGACTCCCATAACCTTGCATTGCCTGACTACAACAACTTCTTTTGAAATTGCCAAAACACCAAGAAGGTTTTTGGATTTGCAAGAAAATCTCTTCGGCTTTCAGTTGATGAATAGTCATTTGTACAGTACTCCCAATCTCTCAAGCGATAACAGCAGGAAGggcacacacatgcatgcactgTGTGGCCAGAAGCGTCATTAGAACAAATATTTCTATGCACAAGGCAAAAACGCAAAATAGTGCGAACCACAAACCCGTGGATGACGAAACAAGTGGCACGGTTGGGACAGAaaggataagaaaacagcaccgAAACCCCCCATCCGCGCATAACGCTTCTAGACTGGTTGAGGTGCGTCTGCAGCTAAAGCAGTCCATAAAAAAGCCAAAGAATACTACCATAATGTGTCAACGAAAAATTTTCTTCTCCCGTCCCCAGCAAAATTTTTTCGACATTTCAGGCTTAAAAAGAAGTCCGTAGTAAACCTTTGCATCGATGGAGTAACTATAGCAGACCACTCAGTAATCGCAGATTCGTTCAACTAGTTTTTCTGTTCAGTGTTCACGGACGATAACGGTAGAAGGCCAATTTTCGAACTGTATAATGATGACTGCTCTTCAATTGATGATGTGGAAATATCTCAAGAGGGCGTGTTCTCACTCTTGTTAAACACTGACGCAAAAAAGAAATCGCTAGGTATAGATGGTGTACCCCATGTCTTCCTTGTCAGATATGC
This Dermacentor albipictus isolate Rhodes 1998 colony chromosome 1, USDA_Dalb.pri_finalv2, whole genome shotgun sequence DNA region includes the following protein-coding sequences:
- the LOC135907956 gene encoding uncharacterized protein; this encodes MVMELPERLSVLLVNCRSIKNKVDNFMSLVATVKPQIVMGTESWLDKDIPDVEIFPPSFTVYRKDRHGHGGGVFLLISNALSSTQILFENDSESVWCLVKLPNGNNVVYGTFYRPPGSSDSFGLLSEMLSLLPNSVFLGGDFNLPDFNWNAGCVAGNRSRIYTEFEELLGLNGLQQYVLEPTRENAILDLVLCNEPNIISKVTICPGFPLKQASFPKIGKRQA